DNA from Mesorhizobium loti R88b:
GCGGCTTGCGCCCGTTTCAACTGACCGAACGTACCCTGTTTGCGCAATACAACATCTCGCGGCTGCTCGCCCGGCTCGAGGCGGATGGACTGGTCGAAAAACTGCCGGTGGCCGATGACGGTCGCGGCCAGACCATCCGCATCTCGGCCAAGGGACGTGAGACGCGCCGCCAGATGTGGGCCGTCTATGGCCGGTCGATCGCCGAACTGGTCGGGGCCAGGCTTTCGCCGGATGAGTTGAACACGGTGTCGGCGCTGCTCGGCCGGCTGCGCCATCCGCCTGTGGGCGAGTGAGGCTGACCGGCACTGAGCGGCTGTTGCGCACCGTCGCCTTTTGCCGCCAAATATTTCTACCTTTCCCCTTGCGTCGGGTGGCGGATTGCGCAATATGCCGAACCGTAACGTACGGTACTCCCGTTGATTGACGGCGCACTGTGCCCCATCGAACAGGAACCGAGCGTGTTGCAGGCCAACGC
Protein-coding regions in this window:
- a CDS encoding MarR family winged helix-turn-helix transcriptional regulator, which translates into the protein MIEKATPSPEAIKAWARLMRVSRQMVESAEDALKEGGLPPLAWYDVLHELAEAGEGGLRPFQLTERTLFAQYNISRLLARLEADGLVEKLPVADDGRGQTIRISAKGRETRRQMWAVYGRSIAELVGARLSPDELNTVSALLGRLRHPPVGE